The Lolium perenne isolate Kyuss_39 chromosome 6, Kyuss_2.0, whole genome shotgun sequence genome segment CTGCCCGTGAAGCGTGAACTCGAAATTAATCGATATAGTTAAACTTAATCTGCCCCCTGTTGTTTGCCTCTATAGAGTTTTACTCGTATTGTTCGTTTTTTATGTTTATTTCATTTTGCATGGGGACACAAGAAATTCAGAAGATCTGTAAGTTTGGTGAGTATGCAGGGAAAAAATACATGTAAATATCCATTTGTGTTCTAAATGTGATCTTTCATTTCTTTGCCAAAGTTGGGACAAGATGTTTAACTTCCTTGCTCTCGAAGTGATATCTCGGCGTAGGTCGTGTGATGGCGGAGAAGTGCAGTGTGGAGGCATTGTCTCGCGCCATGAAGGCGTCAACGGTAGGTCTAGCAGGGGCTATGCAGATCCGGGCCTTGAAAATGGACCAACGGTTGTTGGCGTAGACGGCTTCTGTAGCATGTGCATGAGGTGCTCTTTAAGAATCTACTAGACTGGATAAGCGCTTCCGGTTTCCATAGAGGGTGTATTGTGGTATGCGACATTCCCTGTTCCTAGTTGATGGGAGTTTTTTCATCATTTTACAAAGAATAAGGCCCTGCTGACATGATCTTCACTCGTTGCCGGGTGTGTATGTGTTGCGTGGTGGCTTCGAGTTTTTTGATGTATGTTTTTCATCAGACTTTGTTGAATTTATCAATGAAAGAAGCCGCATGCATCTTTAAtttcgatgcagaggctggggataCTCCCTCCATTTCGAAAAAGATGGTTTTTTTTATGGTTGTTACATTTTGGAGGGGTCATCATTTTGCACAACACTATCATGATCTTCACATTAAAAAATAGATGGAGTAATTTCCAAAATTGATTCAAAGGTCCATGACAAAGTTAGGTGCCCGTTACTACAACAACCTCATTGCATGAAAGGTTTCTCTACTATGTAGTTGATGGAAACTTTTATGTAAATGGGAAGCATCACAATTAATGTTAATGATATTATAGGTCCTTACTTTCAATTTTAAAGAAAGGTGTTGAACAAACAGGTCCTCTACCCCTTGATTTGTTTTCAATACCATGGCAGATATATTTGCAATTTTAATTCATAGAATATATAAAGATCGTGTATATGATTAATGGTGTTGTAACCCATGCTATCATTATGGAAGCGCTTTGCGCAGAGTTTGATGATTATTTCTTCTTGCCGGCGTCTGATACTCGGGGTGGGATTCTTGTGGCTTGGATTAGCCGGGTGGTGCAGCTCGACAGCACCCACTATGGCAATAACAGTGTCACAGCCAAGGTCTCCCCGGTGGGCGGTGGCACTGGGTGGTGGTTGACCTGTGTTTACGGCCCACAGGCTGAGGCTGACAAGGTCGCCTTTCTGGCTGAGTTGCGGGATGTCCGCGGAAGTCACCCCGGACCTTGGGCTCTCTGCGGAGACTTCAACCTGATTTACTGCGACGAGGACAAGAACAACGGTAACCTCAACCGCAAGATGATGGGAAGATTCAGGAGCTTCTTGAATGGTTGCGAGCTCAAAGAGATCTACCTACACGGGCGGCGTTACACCTGGTCCAACGAGAGGGAGACTCCTACCCTCGTCCGGCTTGATCGGGTGTTCGTCACGGTTGACTGGGAGGAGCTCCATTCCAGCTGCATGTTGCGCTGTCTGGCAACGGTGGTGGCTGATCACTGCCCGCTCCTTCTAGATTGCACCACTAAGTCCACAGGGCGTAAGCGCTTTCAGTTTGAGCGCTTCTGGTTGAAGCTCGACGGGTTCGACGAGGCTGTGCGAAATGCCTGGGATGTTATCGAAGGGGACCCAGACCCCTTTCGGCGACTCACCGCCAAGCTAAAGCGCACGGCACGCTGCCTGCTGAGCTAGAGCGATAAGAAGGTGGGGTGTGTCAAACTGCAGCTGATGATAGCGCGGGAGGTTGTGATGAGGCTTGACGTTGCCATGGAATCACGACGCTTGTCTCCGGATGAACGTCGACTCAGGGCCCACCTCAAACATGCCTACCTGGGCCTAGCGTCCCTTGAGCGCACTATGGCTCGGCAACGGGCTAAGATTGCCTGGCTCAAGGAGGGGGACGCAAACACGGCCTTCTTCCACCAACATGTTGCGTACAGGCGCCAGAAGAATGTGATACACAGCCTGCAGGTTGATGGCGCGGTCATCTCCGACCATGCAGCCATGGCCGAAGCGGCTTTCTCACATTTTGAGGGCATGCTGGGCACCTCGGTTGACAGGTTGTAC includes the following:
- the LOC139832495 gene encoding uncharacterized protein, which gives rise to MEALCAEFDDYFFLPASDTRGGILVAWISRVVQLDSTHYGNNSVTAKVSPVGGGTGWWLTCVYGPQAEADKVAFLAELRDVRGSHPGPWALCGDFNLIYCDEDKNNGNLNRKMMGRFRSFLNGCELKEIYLHGRRYTWSNERETPTLVRLDRVFVTVDWEELHSSCMLRCLATVVADHCPLLLDCTTKSTGRKRFQFERFWLKLDGFDEAVRNAWDVIEGDPDPFRRLTAKLKRTARCLLS